The Vitis vinifera cultivar Pinot Noir 40024 chromosome 7, ASM3070453v1 genomic interval TCCCTACTCTTCACCAAtctttcctaatttatttacaaaagcaAATGATATCTAAATCTTTTGAAAATTGGTGACATTGTCCTTCAAAAAGTCTAAAGTGTagcaaaatttattttaactcatttggACATCTCTAACCCCTTCAATCATGTTATAACTTTTTTGTTAGTCGACATGGGATAGTGCTTTGATCTCCATGTTACTTCGATCTTTTGACTTAACTCATGTTTCATTCTTGCTTTCGGGATGTTCCAAGAAAATCGTAAGACCATCATTATTCATAAAGTAACtacaaacataaaaatttaaaagaaaaaaacgagAAAACCGAACATATACAAGGTAACATACAAATGACTAGTTTAGAAGTGCATTTAAAGTATAAATCAAGTTTATGACGtgttttttacccttattatcATACAATTTATGACATCAATTACAAGCTTACCTCCTTGCTCATCATATCCTCACAATAAGACCATAGGCATCAACCCGAGGTGTCAACCACTTTATAGTTGAAGTATGACGTAACAATACTTTTAGGATAGGTAGAAGTATTTGCATAATTAACCATTTTACAGTAGTGGTCTAAGGTAATGCCCTCATTGGGATTTATAAGTGCTATATGAAAATTGTATGTTTGTCATTCTTGgcttattagaaaaaaaagtttACACATCGTATTTATTAATAATGCATATTAACACTAGCGTTTGAATTCAAACAACATAAACCCTAACTCTAAACCTTAAACCTTGAATTTTGAGCCCTGAATCTTAAATCATAAACCCTTAATCTTAAACCCTTATATTAGAAACTTTATATACTAAATATTAAACCATAAACACTAAATTTTATATACTAAATTCTAAATCCCTAAATAGAACATATTGTGTGGTTAGGAATGACAACAAGACAAATTTGGGATGGATTGCTCCCATCCCAACCCCACTTTGtctattcaaaataattctcatcatcatcccattaatttttattttttttttaaagtaggGCAGAGTGGGAACGGGTAATTCTCATACCTTTCCCGTTCAACTTTTTGTTTgcaaatttttagtttttttaaaaatttgttaaatatattaaaataaatatattttataaataattaaattattatattttataacttattttattgaaaatattttattactattattatctatagattaaaaataggaaaattaaattaaattttaaaattaattttatatataattggggtGGGGTGGGATAAAGTAATGCCCGAACTTGCCCCAAACCTATCCcaagttgtaaaaaaaaaatcaaatccgtcttaaatttgtttatttaaattttaaactcatcCCATTAAGGGTGGTacgggtaaaaaaaaaaagaaaaaacccattGTCATTGGTACTTGTGGGGACATTATTGAAATgcacttatataaaaaataaaataaaaaacaaaagaaatgaaaaagaattgaaaatatggtttaaaatgattatagaaaaaagtgaataaaaattaaagttttagaTGTTATTCATTTTGGATTCAAAGGACCtcatggtttaaaaaaaaatatttatatgattaaaagaagtttatatttattaaaaaacgTCTACGTAATTAAAAGAAGCCTATATGAGATACCATAGCATCACTTTAAAATAATACACTAATGTGATATATATAATGTGTAATATTTCTGCCAAAACtgcaaacaaataaatttattaaaaaaaaagagagagagagagagagagagagagaggacagACAGATATTAGCTAATTTGAGCTTATCTAATAATGAGACATGCAAGCCTTTccaaagataaaatatatatacatttatttaattaaaaagtaatGTATTATATTCAAAGTTTACCCGCTCGACCCGCTTACTAAGCTTTGACCCGAGATCTGCTACATCACTTACTAGGCTCTGACCCGAGATCTGCTGCATGACTATTAAAAATATGGGATTGGCGTTCAATTCAGGGCGACTGAATAATGGCATCATAGATCATGGAATGAAAAGACTAATTACCAAAAGATGATCTTTTGATTCAGAATATATTTTTCCCTTGATTAGATCAATttcttagaaaagaaaagggaactAAATTTACCATTACAAGccagaaagaaaaatcaaaataacaaatcCATTTGTATTATTCAAATTCCATATTCGACACATGGAATGGAATTCATCATTCCTCCTATGGGGATGGAGAATCTGGGATGGGGATGGGGAAAAGTATCCATAGAAAAATTAGAACATTAAACCAAACATCACTGGTTGATGACTAAAAGCAGAGAACAATGAAGCTTCCAAGGACCAGgaacaaatagaaaatcatgttGCTCTGTCTGATTCCTGAATCGCCGCCGTGAGAACCCCCCGGTGCAATGCTTGGAGAAGGACTGCCGGGAGTACCACTTGGAGGACTGCTAGGAGAACCGCTAGGAGCATTGCCGGGAGCACCACCGGATCCACCCAATCCCGCAATCAAATCCAAGGTTCCTTTAGCATTCAAATTCGCTGGTTCGAATTCATGCTTCCGCGGGACGCCGGACGCCACCGCAGCCCCCACCTGCCATATGTGGTAAAATTTGGTCATCTTCTCCGGTAATTGGAAGATCGCGAACAAGGTCATCTTCCCGTCCACCACTTCTGCGCTCGTGCCGGAGACGGGGTAGGAGAGGTTGGTTTGCACAATGGAAGAGTAGTTGTTCAGCACAAAGGGCTTGACCACCAGGGAGCCGCCTTGTCTGAAGGCGATCAGCGACTGAGCGCCGGCCATGTAGGCGCCGTTTGGGTTTATAGCCCAGGAGACCCAGCCGTCCGCGGCTGCCGGCGGTGCCGTAAATGCAACGGAAAGCGTAGAATTGGAGGAATTGTAGGTCCAATGCAGAATGGAACTGAGCACTGGAAGATCGCTGCAGTTTTGAAACACCCTGTTGCTACTAAACTTCTGAGTAGTGCAGTTGAGAGTGTAAGCGGGTGAAATCATCAAAATGATCGTAAAAATAATTCCGACTGGCACAAGCGTCGCCATTGGAGCGAAGCCGAAGAGAGCGTGTGTCTGACTTGACTCCGTGGGGGAGACGAAAGGAAGAACTCAAGTGAATAAATATAATGAAGTTGCGGAGGAGAGACGCTGGGAAATCCAGAAGAATCCGAAAGGGGGGTTCCGAACAGGGAAATCGAGGATTCGCCTTGGGAACTACCCATTAAAAAAGTTAGAGAGCATGTGGCACGTGAGTGAAACACCAGTTTTTTCCTTATTTACGCTCTCACGTGCCTTAGTTTACTGTCGTCATCGAGATGTGTACTGATATCCGTTAGAGCTCTGTTAGTCAACCATCATAATAATAAGATCAGAAATTCTGTCCAATATTAAATTATAGAAGGTAAAACATGtgttttcaagtaaaaataattacaaaaggaattttttaaaaataatccaaattttaaataaaaataattataaaatagaaattctctaaaaataattcaaattcatGTATCCACCAATAAAACGTAATAcctaaatgataaaaaatagtttctatATCATTAGTAGTATCTGAATAGTTAAAAGTATTATTTTGATCATGCATAaaatgctaattatttttaaataattacttaaaatttgtattttataaatttagttcctattttatgatttttttcacactttttcctaataaaattatcaattgtCCATGAACTAAGAATAATGACACGTTCCACcaactttttaaaattctaactACTCGTGTTTTTCATTTATgcaaatcaaaattatattatttcctaataaaatattttaaaataaaaatttacatgTCATCCTCGTTTCTTCTCATTTTAGGTTTATTTCACCTAATGTATTTATAGAAATGTCTTAAAATGACCCATATATCTTTCTATCCTCCACGTTAAATATAGGAAgaactataaaataataaaaattaattatattttgtattttgttcctaaaaataattttttttactaaaaatatgcattaaattgtattttttttttctattttttccctaCTTTTTAAGCATTAATGTCCAATAATTATGAGTGTTCTCCAACAATTATGATTATATTATCCAACAAGTATGACTATTATCTAGTAACCATGATTATT includes:
- the LOC100855225 gene encoding auxin-induced in root cultures protein 12 translates to MATLVPVGIIFTIILMISPAYTLNCTTQKFSSNRVFQNCSDLPVLSSILHWTYNSSNSTLSVAFTAPPAAADGWVSWAINPNGAYMAGAQSLIAFRQGGSLVVKPFVLNNYSSIVQTNLSYPVSGTSAEVVDGKMTLFAIFQLPEKMTKFYHIWQVGAAVASGVPRKHEFEPANLNAKGTLDLIAGLGGSGGAPGNAPSGSPSSPPSGTPGSPSPSIAPGGSHGGDSGIRQSNMIFYLFLVLGSFIVLCF